A genomic stretch from Serratia entomophila includes:
- a CDS encoding gluconeogenesis factor YvcK family protein: MRNRTLADLDRVVALGGGHGLGRVMSALSSLGSRLTGIVTTTDNGGSTGRIRRSEGGIAWGDTRNCLNQLITEPSVASAMFEYRFSGNGELSGHNLGNLMLKALDHLSVRPLEAINLVRSLLKVDAALIPMSEQPVDLMAHDHEGNHIYGEVNVDQLTDMPQELMLSPPVSATREALDAIAQADVILIGPGSFLTSLMPLLLLDDLTQALRRSSANMIYIGNLGRELSVAAAALSLKDKLVLMEEKIGRQMIDAVIVGPGVDASEVQDRVVIQQPLEASDIRYRHDRQLLRQALDQALVELAARA; this comes from the coding sequence ATGCGTAATCGTACCCTGGCCGATCTCGATAGAGTGGTGGCATTAGGCGGCGGCCATGGCCTTGGCCGCGTAATGTCAGCCCTGTCGTCTTTAGGATCCCGCTTAACCGGCATCGTCACCACCACCGACAACGGCGGTTCCACTGGCCGCATACGCCGTTCGGAAGGCGGCATTGCCTGGGGCGATACCCGCAACTGCCTCAATCAGCTGATCACCGAGCCGAGCGTCGCCTCGGCGATGTTCGAATACCGCTTCAGCGGCAACGGCGAGCTCTCTGGCCACAACCTCGGCAACCTGATGCTGAAAGCGCTGGATCATCTCAGCGTGCGGCCGCTGGAGGCGATCAATCTGGTGCGCAGCCTGCTGAAAGTGGACGCCGCCCTGATCCCAATGTCCGAGCAGCCGGTAGACCTGATGGCGCACGATCACGAAGGCAACCATATCTACGGCGAGGTCAACGTCGATCAGCTGACCGATATGCCGCAGGAGCTGATGCTGTCGCCGCCCGTCAGCGCCACGCGTGAGGCGCTGGACGCCATCGCCCAGGCGGACGTGATCCTGATCGGGCCGGGCAGCTTCCTGACCAGCCTGATGCCGCTGTTATTGCTGGATGACCTCACCCAGGCCCTGCGCCGCAGCAGCGCCAATATGATTTATATCGGTAACCTGGGCCGCGAGCTGAGCGTGGCCGCCGCGGCGTTGTCGCTGAAAGACAAGCTGGTGCTGATGGAAGAGAAAATCGGCCGCCAGATGATCGATGCGGTGATCGTCGGCCCGGGCGTAGACGCCAGTGAAGTGCAGGATCGGGTGGTGATTCAACAGCCGCTGGAAGCCAGCGATATCCGGTACCGTCACGACCGCCAGCTGCTGCGCCAGGCGCTGGATCAGGCGCTGGTGGAGCTCGCCGCCCGCGCCTGA
- the moaA gene encoding GTP 3',8-cyclase MoaA has translation MVPQLIDAYERKFYYLRLSITDVCNFRCTYCLPDGYKPAGSPKSFLSLDEIRRVSRAFAELGTEKVRLTGGEPSLRRDFTEIIAAVRENPAIRTLAVTTNGYRMARDVAGWREAGLTAINVSVDSLDARQFHAITGQDKFHQVMAGIDAAFSAGFSKVKVNAVLMRDVNHQQLGAFLHWIKDRPIQLRFIELMETGEGGSLFRKHHVSGEVIRLQLEQQGWQHQQRGRSDGPAQVFSHPDYQGEVGLIMPYEKDFCASCNRLRVSAIGNLHLCLFGEQGITLRDLLADDGQLDELKARIQSGLLSKKQTHFLHQGNSGITQNLSFIGG, from the coding sequence ATGGTGCCGCAACTCATTGATGCTTATGAGCGTAAGTTCTATTACTTGCGCTTGTCGATCACCGACGTGTGCAATTTCCGTTGCACATACTGCTTGCCCGACGGTTACAAACCCGCCGGCAGCCCCAAATCCTTCCTGTCGCTGGACGAAATCCGGCGTGTCAGCCGCGCGTTTGCCGAACTCGGCACCGAAAAGGTGCGTTTGACCGGCGGCGAGCCTTCGCTGCGCCGCGACTTTACCGAAATTATCGCCGCGGTGCGTGAAAACCCGGCCATCCGCACGCTGGCGGTGACCACCAATGGCTACCGGATGGCGCGCGACGTCGCCGGCTGGCGCGAAGCCGGCCTGACGGCCATCAACGTCAGCGTCGACAGCCTTGATGCCCGTCAGTTTCACGCCATTACCGGCCAGGACAAGTTCCACCAGGTCATGGCGGGCATCGACGCCGCCTTCAGCGCCGGGTTCAGCAAGGTCAAGGTCAACGCGGTGCTGATGCGCGACGTCAACCATCAGCAGCTCGGCGCCTTTCTGCACTGGATCAAGGACCGCCCGATCCAACTGCGCTTTATCGAACTGATGGAGACCGGCGAAGGCGGCAGCCTGTTCCGCAAGCACCATGTGTCCGGCGAGGTGATCCGCCTGCAGCTGGAGCAGCAGGGCTGGCAACACCAGCAGCGCGGCCGCAGCGACGGCCCGGCGCAGGTGTTCAGCCACCCGGATTACCAGGGTGAAGTCGGGCTAATCATGCCGTATGAAAAAGATTTCTGCGCCAGCTGCAACCGGCTGCGGGTGTCCGCCATCGGCAACCTGCACCTGTGCCTGTTCGGCGAGCAGGGCATCACGCTGCGCGACCTGCTGGCGGATGACGGCCAGCTGGATGAACTGAAGGCGCGCATCCAGAGCGGCCTGCTCAGCAAAAAGCAGACCCACTTTCTGCATCAGGGCAACAGCGGAATTACGCAGAACCTGTCGTTTATCGGCGGCTGA
- the moaB gene encoding molybdenum cofactor biosynthesis protein B, whose protein sequence is MSQASSEFISANIAILTVSDSRGEAEDTSGQYLQEAAQEAGHLVVDRAIVKDNLYQIRARVSAWIADDRVQAVLITGGTGFTARDNTPEALLPLFDREVEGFGELFRMVSYEEIGTATLQSRALAGLANQTVIFAMPGSTRACRTAWERIIEEQLDARHRPCNFQPHLKKQ, encoded by the coding sequence ATGAGCCAGGCGAGCAGTGAATTTATTTCGGCCAACATCGCCATTTTGACCGTCTCGGACAGCCGCGGCGAAGCGGAAGACACTTCGGGGCAATACCTGCAGGAAGCAGCGCAGGAGGCCGGGCATCTGGTGGTGGATCGCGCCATCGTCAAAGACAACCTCTATCAGATCCGTGCGCGGGTATCAGCCTGGATCGCCGACGATCGCGTGCAGGCGGTGCTGATCACCGGCGGCACCGGTTTTACCGCACGCGACAACACGCCGGAAGCCCTGCTGCCGCTGTTCGATCGTGAAGTCGAAGGCTTCGGCGAGCTGTTCCGCATGGTGTCTTACGAAGAGATAGGCACCGCCACCCTTCAGTCCCGCGCGCTGGCCGGCCTCGCCAACCAGACGGTGATCTTCGCCATGCCGGGCTCCACCCGGGCCTGCCGCACCGCCTGGGAACGCATTATCGAAGAGCAGTTGGACGCGCGTCATCGCCCGTGCAACTTCCAGCCACATTTGAAGAAGCAATAA
- the moaC gene encoding cyclic pyranopterin monophosphate synthase MoaC, with translation MTQLTHINAAGEAHMVDVSAKAETVREARAEAFVEMLPATLAMIIDGSHHKGDVFATARIAGIQAAKRTWELIPLCHPLMLSKVEVQLEAQPHHNRVRIETCCRLTGKTGVEMEALTAASVAALTIYDMCKAVQKDMVIGPVRLLAKSGGKSGDFKVNA, from the coding sequence ATGACACAGCTGACCCACATTAATGCCGCGGGCGAAGCCCATATGGTTGACGTTTCCGCCAAGGCCGAAACGGTGCGTGAAGCGCGCGCCGAAGCCTTCGTCGAGATGCTGCCCGCTACGCTGGCGATGATTATCGACGGCAGCCATCACAAGGGCGACGTGTTCGCTACGGCGCGCATCGCCGGCATTCAGGCGGCCAAACGCACCTGGGAGCTGATCCCGCTGTGCCACCCGCTGATGTTGAGCAAGGTTGAAGTGCAGCTGGAGGCCCAGCCGCACCATAATCGGGTGCGTATCGAAACCTGCTGCCGCCTGACCGGCAAAACCGGCGTCGAGATGGAAGCCCTGACCGCGGCTTCGGTGGCGGCGCTGACCATCTACGACATGTGCAAGGCGGTGCAGAAAGATATGGTGATCGGCCCGGTGCGGCTGCTGGCGAAAAGCGGCGGCAAATCTGGCGATTTTAAGGTGAACGCATGA
- the moaD gene encoding molybdopterin synthase sulfur carrier subunit: protein MINILFFAQVRELVGTGCLAMPADYPTVEALRQALCARGDRWALALESGKLLTAVNQSLVVNEHPLRAGDEVAFFPPVTGG from the coding sequence ATGATCAATATTCTTTTCTTTGCGCAGGTGCGCGAACTGGTGGGGACCGGCTGCCTGGCGATGCCGGCCGATTACCCGACGGTGGAGGCGCTGCGCCAGGCGCTGTGTGCGCGCGGCGATCGCTGGGCGTTGGCGCTGGAGTCCGGCAAGCTGCTGACGGCGGTCAACCAGTCGTTGGTGGTCAACGAACATCCGCTGCGCGCCGGCGATGAGGTGGCGTTCTTTCCACCGGTAACCGGAGGTTAA
- the moaE gene encoding molybdopterin synthase catalytic subunit MoaE produces MENTRIRVGEAPFSVGDEYRWLAQCDEDGAVVTFTGKVRNHNLGDDVSALTLEHYPGMTEKALAEIVAQARARWPLQRVTVIHRVGALFPGDEIVFVGVTSAHRSMAFAANEFIMDYLKTRAPFWKREATGQGDRWVDARDSDRQAAERWNKTAK; encoded by the coding sequence ATGGAAAATACCCGTATCCGCGTCGGTGAAGCGCCGTTCAGCGTCGGTGATGAATACCGGTGGCTCGCTCAGTGCGACGAAGATGGCGCGGTAGTGACCTTCACCGGCAAGGTGCGCAACCACAACCTGGGCGATGACGTCAGCGCGCTGACGCTTGAGCACTACCCGGGCATGACCGAGAAAGCGCTGGCGGAGATCGTGGCGCAAGCCCGCGCGCGTTGGCCGCTGCAGCGCGTAACGGTGATCCATCGGGTCGGCGCGCTGTTCCCCGGCGATGAGATCGTGTTCGTGGGGGTGACCAGCGCGCACCGCAGCATGGCGTTCGCCGCCAACGAGTTCATCATGGATTATCTGAAAACCCGCGCGCCGTTCTGGAAACGCGAGGCCACCGGCCAGGGCGACCGCTGGGTCGACGCGCGCGACAGCGATCGTCAGGCGGCGGAGCGCTGGAACAAAACGGCTAAATAA
- a CDS encoding Bax inhibitor-1/YccA family protein → MDRYPRSNGSIVERANSGIQAYMAQVYGWMTCGLLLTAFVSWYAANTPAILNFIFSSQITFFGLIIAQLALVFVISGMVNRLSGAVATSLFMLYSALTGLTLSSIFIAYTYSSIASTFVVTAGMFGAMSLYGYTTKRDLSGFGSMLFMALIGIVLASLVNIWLKSTALMWAITYIGVVVFVGLTAYDTQKLKAMGEQLNADDKDGFRKYAIVGALTLYLDFINLFLMLLRIFGNRR, encoded by the coding sequence ATGGACCGATATCCACGCTCTAATGGTTCTATCGTCGAACGTGCCAACAGCGGCATTCAGGCTTATATGGCGCAGGTTTATGGCTGGATGACCTGCGGTTTGCTGCTGACGGCGTTCGTTTCCTGGTACGCGGCCAATACGCCCGCGATCCTCAACTTCATCTTCTCCAGCCAGATCACCTTCTTTGGCCTGATCATCGCGCAGCTGGCGCTGGTGTTCGTGATTTCCGGCATGGTCAACCGCCTGAGCGGCGCGGTGGCCACCTCGCTGTTCATGCTGTATTCGGCGCTGACCGGGCTGACGCTGTCGAGCATCTTCATCGCCTATACCTACAGCTCAATCGCCAGCACCTTCGTGGTCACCGCCGGCATGTTCGGCGCCATGAGCCTGTACGGCTATACCACCAAGCGCGACCTGAGCGGCTTCGGCAGCATGCTGTTTATGGCGCTGATCGGTATCGTGCTGGCTTCGCTGGTGAATATCTGGCTGAAAAGCACCGCGCTGATGTGGGCGATTACCTATATCGGGGTGGTGGTGTTCGTTGGCCTGACCGCTTACGACACCCAGAAGCTGAAAGCGATGGGCGAGCAGCTGAATGCCGACGATAAAGACGGCTTCCGCAAATACGCCATCGTCGGCGCGCTGACGCTGTATCTTGATTTCATCAACCTGTTCCTGATGTTGTTGCGTATCTTCGGCAACCGCCGCTAA
- a CDS encoding ABC transporter permease: MFHRLWTLIVKEMQSLLRDPQTRAILIMPVILQVLLFPFAATLEVTNATIAVYSEDGGQASVELTQRFAKAKAFSHVLLLRSPQEIKTTIDNQKALLLIRFPAQFSRDIASGNTAPLQLLLDGRNSNSAQIAANYVQQIVQDYQNELIGGRAKPNNSELVVRNWYNPNLDYKWFVVPSLIAMITTIGVLIVTSLSVAREREQGTLEQLLVSPLTTWQIFIGKAVPALIVATFQASIVLLIGIFLYQIPFAGSLLLFYATMLIYGLSLVGFGLLISSLCATQQQAFIGVFVFMMPAILLSGYVSPVENMPVWLQNLTWVNPIRHFTDITKQIYLKDASFGIIWHSLWPLLVITATTGSAAYAMFRRKIA, encoded by the coding sequence ATGTTTCACCGCTTGTGGACGTTAATCGTCAAGGAAATGCAGTCGCTGCTGCGCGATCCGCAAACCCGCGCCATTCTGATTATGCCGGTGATCCTGCAGGTGCTGCTGTTTCCGTTCGCCGCCACGCTGGAAGTGACCAACGCCACCATAGCGGTCTACAGCGAAGACGGCGGGCAGGCTTCGGTGGAGTTGACCCAACGCTTCGCCAAGGCCAAGGCGTTTTCTCATGTGCTGCTGCTGCGCAGCCCGCAGGAGATCAAGACCACCATCGACAACCAAAAGGCTCTGTTGCTGATCCGTTTCCCGGCGCAGTTCTCGCGCGATATCGCCAGCGGCAACACCGCGCCGCTGCAGCTGCTGCTCGACGGGCGCAATTCCAACAGCGCGCAGATCGCCGCCAACTACGTGCAGCAGATTGTGCAGGACTATCAAAACGAGCTGATCGGCGGCCGCGCCAAACCGAACAACAGCGAGCTGGTGGTGCGCAACTGGTATAACCCGAATCTGGACTACAAGTGGTTCGTGGTGCCTTCGCTGATCGCCATGATCACCACCATCGGCGTACTGATCGTCACCTCGCTGTCGGTAGCGCGCGAACGTGAACAGGGCACGCTGGAACAGCTGCTGGTCTCGCCGCTGACCACCTGGCAGATATTTATCGGCAAAGCGGTGCCGGCGCTGATCGTCGCCACCTTCCAGGCCTCTATCGTGCTGCTGATCGGCATCTTTTTGTATCAGATCCCGTTCGCCGGCTCGCTGCTGCTGTTCTACGCCACCATGCTGATCTACGGGCTGTCGTTGGTGGGCTTCGGCCTGCTGATATCTTCGCTGTGCGCCACTCAGCAGCAGGCGTTTATCGGCGTGTTCGTGTTTATGATGCCGGCCATTCTGCTCTCGGGCTACGTCTCACCGGTGGAGAACATGCCGGTGTGGCTGCAGAACCTGACCTGGGTTAATCCGATCCGCCACTTCACCGACATCACCAAACAGATTTACCTGAAGGACGCCAGCTTCGGCATCATCTGGCACAGCCTGTGGCCGCTGTTGGTGATTACCGCCACCACCGGCAGCGCCGCCTACGCCATGTTCCGCCGCAAAATCGCATAA
- a CDS encoding ABC transporter permease, producing MSDNQKTPIDDGGFSWRRLRALCLKETRQILRDPSSGLIAFVIPLMLLFIFGYGINLDSSKLRLGILMEQQSEDARDLANAFAGSPYIEPTISDNRQRLIQQMQAGAIRGLVVIPNDFDQQLARPHAGAPIQIITDGSEPNTANFVQGYTQGVWQIWQQQRAADAGRKDPPLIDVQMRYWFNPAAISRHYIIPGAITIIMTVIGAILTSLVIAREWERGTMEALLSTQVTRSELLLSKLVPYYFLGMIAMALCMAVSVWVLGVPYRGSLPILFVISSLFLASTLGMGLLISTITRNQFNAAMVALNAAFLPSIMLSGFIFQIDSMPAIVRAVTYIIPARYFVSTLQTLFLAGNVGTVLLINLLFLIASAVVFIGLTAWKTQRRLD from the coding sequence GTGAGCGATAACCAGAAGACCCCGATTGACGACGGCGGCTTTTCCTGGCGCCGGCTGCGTGCGCTGTGCCTGAAAGAAACCCGGCAAATCCTGCGCGATCCCAGCAGCGGGCTGATCGCCTTCGTCATCCCGCTGATGCTGCTGTTCATCTTCGGCTACGGCATCAACCTGGACTCCAGCAAGCTGCGGCTGGGCATCCTGATGGAGCAGCAGAGCGAAGACGCGCGCGATCTGGCCAATGCCTTCGCCGGTTCGCCCTATATCGAACCGACCATCAGCGACAACCGTCAGCGGTTGATCCAGCAGATGCAGGCCGGCGCTATTCGTGGGCTGGTGGTGATCCCCAACGATTTCGACCAGCAGCTGGCGCGGCCGCACGCCGGCGCGCCGATTCAAATCATCACCGACGGCAGCGAGCCGAACACCGCCAACTTCGTGCAGGGCTATACCCAGGGGGTATGGCAAATCTGGCAGCAGCAGCGCGCCGCCGACGCCGGGCGCAAAGACCCGCCGTTGATCGACGTGCAAATGCGCTACTGGTTCAACCCGGCGGCCATCAGCCGGCACTACATCATTCCCGGCGCCATCACCATCATCATGACGGTGATCGGCGCCATCCTCACCTCGCTGGTGATCGCCCGCGAGTGGGAGCGCGGCACCATGGAGGCGCTGCTCTCCACCCAGGTGACGCGCAGCGAGCTGCTGTTGTCCAAGCTGGTGCCCTACTACTTCCTCGGCATGATCGCCATGGCGCTGTGCATGGCGGTGTCGGTCTGGGTGCTCGGCGTGCCCTACCGCGGTTCGCTGCCGATCCTGTTCGTCATCAGCAGCCTGTTCCTCGCCAGCACCCTCGGCATGGGGCTGCTGATCTCCACCATCACCCGCAACCAGTTCAACGCGGCGATGGTGGCGCTGAACGCCGCCTTTCTGCCGTCGATCATGCTGTCCGGCTTTATTTTCCAGATCGACAGCATGCCGGCCATCGTGCGCGCCGTGACCTACATCATTCCGGCGCGCTACTTCGTCAGCACGCTGCAGACGCTGTTTCTGGCGGGCAACGTCGGCACGGTGCTGCTGATTAACCTGCTGTTCCTGATCGCCTCGGCGGTGGTGTTTATCGGCCTGACGGCCTGGAAAACCCAGCGGCGGCTGGATTAA
- a CDS encoding ATP-binding cassette domain-containing protein, which translates to MEQAHTIELEALEKRFPSLEKPAVASLTTTLRSGAVTGLVGPDGAGKTTLLRMLAGLLKPSSGTLRVAGLDPIAQDRRLHAILGYMPQKFGLYEDLTVMENLTLYADLRGVVGVQRPQTFDRLLTFTDLTRFTGRLAGKLSGGMKQKLGLACTLVGEPQVLLLDEPGVGVDPISRRELWRMVHELANDGMLILWSTSYLDEAEQCREVLLLNEGELLFSGAPQDLTQRMAGRTVLIDAPAGSHRSLLQRAICLPAVTDGVIQGKYLRLILKQGEDHRQLLQALDLPDAELSEADPRFEDAFIDLLGGGPHSKSALAEIMPTAEGQSGETVIEAQGLTKKFGDFAATDRVDFKVRRGEIFGLLGPNGAGKSTTFKMMCGLLVPSDGKALVLGMDLKTSSGKARQHLGYMAQKFSLYGNLTVAQNLKFFSGVYGLNGKAQRDKIGEMSRAFNFGPILNQTPDSLPLGFKQRLALACALMHEPDILFLDEPTSGVDPLTRREFWLHINGMVDKGVTVMVTTHFMDEAEYCDRIGLVYRGKIIAAGTPDDLKQQVARDDNPNPTMEQAFIELVQGYDEEERR; encoded by the coding sequence ATGGAACAGGCGCACACTATCGAACTGGAGGCGCTGGAAAAACGCTTCCCGTCGTTGGAAAAACCGGCGGTCGCCAGCCTGACCACCACTTTGCGCAGCGGCGCGGTCACCGGCTTGGTCGGCCCGGACGGCGCCGGCAAAACCACCCTGCTGCGCATGCTGGCCGGGCTACTGAAGCCCAGCAGCGGCACGCTGCGCGTCGCCGGGCTGGATCCGATCGCGCAGGATCGCCGGCTGCACGCCATTCTCGGCTATATGCCGCAAAAGTTCGGCCTGTATGAAGATCTGACGGTGATGGAGAACCTGACGCTATATGCCGATCTGCGCGGCGTGGTCGGCGTTCAGCGCCCCCAGACCTTCGACCGGCTGCTGACCTTCACCGACCTCACCCGCTTTACCGGGCGGCTGGCGGGCAAGCTGTCCGGCGGCATGAAGCAAAAGCTCGGGCTGGCCTGTACCCTGGTGGGCGAGCCGCAGGTGCTGCTGCTGGATGAGCCGGGGGTCGGGGTGGATCCTATCTCGCGCCGCGAGCTGTGGCGCATGGTGCACGAGCTGGCTAACGACGGCATGCTGATCCTATGGAGCACCTCGTATCTTGACGAAGCCGAACAGTGCCGTGAAGTGCTGCTGCTCAACGAAGGCGAGCTGCTGTTCAGCGGCGCGCCGCAGGATCTGACCCAGCGCATGGCCGGCCGCACGGTATTGATCGACGCCCCGGCCGGCAGCCACCGATCCCTGCTGCAGCGGGCGATCTGCCTGCCGGCGGTGACCGACGGGGTGATCCAGGGCAAATACCTGCGGTTGATCCTGAAACAGGGCGAGGATCATCGGCAGCTGCTGCAGGCATTGGATCTGCCGGACGCCGAACTGAGCGAGGCGGATCCGCGCTTTGAAGATGCGTTTATCGATCTGCTCGGCGGCGGCCCCCACAGCAAATCGGCGCTGGCGGAGATCATGCCGACCGCCGAGGGCCAAAGCGGCGAAACGGTGATCGAAGCCCAGGGCCTGACCAAGAAGTTCGGCGACTTCGCCGCCACCGATCGCGTGGATTTCAAGGTGCGGCGTGGGGAAATTTTCGGCCTGCTCGGCCCGAACGGCGCCGGCAAATCCACCACCTTCAAGATGATGTGCGGGCTGCTGGTGCCCTCGGATGGCAAGGCGCTGGTGCTGGGCATGGATTTGAAGACCAGCTCCGGCAAAGCGCGCCAGCACCTGGGCTATATGGCGCAGAAGTTCTCGCTGTACGGCAACCTGACGGTAGCGCAGAACCTGAAGTTTTTCTCCGGCGTCTACGGCCTGAACGGCAAGGCGCAGCGTGACAAAATCGGCGAGATGTCCCGCGCCTTTAACTTCGGGCCTATCCTCAACCAAACGCCGGATTCGCTGCCGCTGGGCTTCAAGCAGCGGCTGGCGCTGGCCTGCGCGCTGATGCATGAGCCGGATATCCTGTTTCTCGACGAGCCGACCTCCGGCGTCGATCCGCTCACCCGCCGCGAATTTTGGCTGCACATCAACGGTATGGTCGACAAAGGCGTCACGGTGATGGTCACCACCCACTTTATGGACGAGGCGGAATATTGCGACCGCATCGGGCTGGTGTACCGCGGCAAGATCATCGCCGCCGGCACGCCGGACGATCTCAAACAGCAGGTGGCCCGCGACGATAACCCCAACCCCACCATGGAGCAGGCGTTTATCGAACTGGTGCAGGGCTACGACGAGGAGGAACGACGGTGA
- the hlyD gene encoding secretion protein HlyD: MNKKRSALIVAAIVLVAAAVYGFWYYQQQQERPLTLYGNVDIRTVNLGFRVDGRLASLTVDEGDAIRPGQLLGKLDDAPYRNALQQAQANVGNARAKLALLQAGYRAEEIAQVRSEMAQRQSAFSYADSFLKRQQGLWAKNATSADALEDARTARNQAQANLQAAKDKLAQYLSGNRPQEIEQAKASLAQSEAALDQAQLNLQDTRLLSPSAGTLLTRAVEPGTMLSAGGTVFTLSLTQPVWVRAYVNEINLGKAAPGTELEIYTDGRPNKPYHGKIGFVSPTAEFTPKSVETPDLRTDLVYRLRVIVTDADDALRQGMPVTIHFAKP, encoded by the coding sequence ATGAACAAAAAACGCAGTGCCTTGATCGTTGCGGCAATAGTGCTTGTCGCCGCCGCCGTTTACGGCTTTTGGTATTACCAGCAGCAGCAGGAGCGGCCGCTGACGCTGTACGGCAACGTCGATATCCGCACGGTGAACCTCGGCTTCCGCGTTGACGGGCGGCTGGCGTCGCTGACGGTGGATGAAGGCGACGCCATCCGGCCGGGCCAGCTGCTCGGCAAGCTGGATGACGCCCCTTACCGCAATGCCTTGCAGCAGGCGCAGGCCAACGTCGGCAACGCCCGCGCCAAACTGGCGCTGCTGCAGGCCGGTTACCGCGCCGAAGAAATCGCCCAGGTGCGTTCGGAGATGGCGCAGCGCCAGTCGGCCTTCAGCTATGCCGACAGTTTCCTGAAGCGCCAGCAGGGGCTATGGGCGAAAAACGCCACCTCGGCCGACGCGCTGGAAGACGCCCGCACCGCGCGCAATCAGGCGCAGGCCAACCTGCAGGCGGCCAAGGACAAGCTGGCGCAATACCTCAGCGGCAATCGCCCGCAGGAAATCGAACAGGCCAAGGCCAGTCTGGCGCAGAGCGAAGCGGCGCTGGACCAGGCGCAGCTGAATCTGCAGGACACCCGCCTGCTCTCCCCTTCAGCCGGCACCCTGCTGACCCGTGCGGTAGAACCCGGCACCATGCTCAGCGCCGGCGGCACGGTGTTTACCCTGTCGCTGACCCAGCCGGTGTGGGTGCGCGCCTATGTCAACGAGATCAACCTCGGTAAGGCGGCGCCGGGCACCGAGCTGGAGATCTATACCGACGGCCGGCCGAACAAGCCGTACCACGGCAAAATTGGCTTTGTGTCGCCCACCGCCGAATTCACGCCGAAAAGCGTGGAAACGCCGGACCTGCGCACCGATCTGGTGTATCGCCTGCGGGTGATCGTCACCGACGCCGACGACGCGCTGCGCCAGGGCATGCCGGTGACCATTCACTTCGCCAAACCCTGA
- the cecR gene encoding transcriptional regulator CecR, whose translation MPSSVSNQTASRARGELARQQLIAAAVEMFGEYGLQGATTRDIAQRAGQNIAAITYYFNSKEGLYLAVAQWIADFIQQAFRPLAEEIDRFWQLPAERRAPEQYLHFLQRGLLAFSELMTQPHTLNLSKIMSREQLSPTEAYPLIHQQVVAPLHEKLCRLLAAYTGIAPGSTKVVLHTHALIGEVLSFRVARETIRRQAGWQQIGEHEAEQIGEVLSEHIEILVNGLRRRYGA comes from the coding sequence ATGCCTTCCTCAGTGAGCAACCAAACCGCCAGCCGGGCACGCGGCGAACTGGCCCGCCAGCAGCTGATCGCCGCCGCCGTCGAGATGTTCGGCGAGTACGGGCTGCAGGGCGCCACCACCCGCGATATCGCCCAGCGCGCCGGGCAGAATATCGCCGCCATCACCTACTACTTCAATTCCAAAGAGGGGCTGTACCTGGCCGTCGCCCAGTGGATCGCCGACTTTATCCAGCAGGCGTTTCGCCCGCTGGCCGAAGAAATTGACCGCTTCTGGCAGCTGCCCGCCGAACGGCGCGCGCCGGAGCAGTATCTGCATTTTCTGCAACGCGGGCTGCTGGCGTTCAGCGAATTGATGACTCAGCCGCACACGCTGAACCTCAGCAAAATCATGTCGCGCGAACAGCTCTCCCCCACCGAAGCCTACCCGCTGATCCATCAGCAGGTGGTGGCGCCGCTGCACGAAAAGCTGTGCCGCCTGCTGGCGGCCTATACCGGCATCGCCCCCGGTTCGACCAAAGTCGTGCTGCATACCCATGCGCTGATCGGCGAGGTGCTGTCGTTCCGCGTGGCGCGGGAAACCATCCGCCGCCAGGCCGGCTGGCAGCAAATCGGCGAGCATGAGGCCGAACAGATTGGCGAAGTGCTGAGTGAGCACATCGAGATTTTGGTTAACGGGCTGCGCCGGCGTTACGGCGCATAA